A window of the Arenibacter algicola genome harbors these coding sequences:
- a CDS encoding insulinase family protein, which yields MMNVKLKFVFLLTMVLHSLSTAKAQSYIPNKIDDSSIDNSIRQGKLPNGFTYYIKSLEEPQAKTYLRFYVKAGYECEDGDQLHLSHFLEHMAFKGSEHFPLGIANETKLLKEIGMDAIGRDFYANAGDKSVNYVFNANPANKKSLETGLLWFRDIATGLKLDGKDIDSERGALKQEIIIRAEPNLNEVFAKSALYAKLFPCKRDESNYFEHMATFPPEALRRFYMDWYRPDLMAVCVIGNIENVVGLEELIREVFVDIRPSNNPRKSPNCDSLYLNSPPQFAVVGLEPDSIDAETKEKTEFQLFYRDRPDGSSTTKFEETTKKLLWKSIVGIMNSRFEDLNNNYNNGLRALAWDPKEYKSVPSTCMVNIITENGKEREAISSTMEIVGQFQKFGATSLEWEREKARQLKKLSVEPPYLANYWIKEIWDHYTLQEPLPSNKLSSAEQWLSKLSLDDFNDQAAKLFYGMPQDIGIIAPMGNKMLSCPEEDVRSWINKAIKTPKGPYIPPAIPSKLINNNKIAELREKGYTFKGKTESGASEFILDNGVRVVLLPNAPSSDVKEDKVKLHGFSAVGASCLPEEEYYSAISAPRIVLNAGVGKFDKFEINRFLADKGVQGVAPYVKAQESGIRGETIVDGLESLLQMVYLYYTRTRKDKDANLDWMKMVNSSYSDPTYNLAYTDFNNYIQEFIAGWPTALVDGTHYFNGTRNTNFKKAYKNYQELFGNARDFTFLISGSFDQDKILPLLQKYLGNLPNTSEPKLCNFKSSAQDHLPKGPIVKKFPIPTEYSRNNILYSMMFIKARGANVNWRKQIKTELLGAFVWELAWALRFEKGYSIYHIEGYGQYNKEMSRYEVGIKVDCEPEEWKKVQKECRQIFSDIKKGNVQEELFDRVYKRLSAKYDANKSGNPEQRWSKTFEHYRYNMPWTDPQDMETYMKSISFTDIVEFSLAFFDELDQYEFIMGEDL from the coding sequence ATGATGAACGTAAAATTAAAGTTCGTTTTTCTCCTTACAATGGTTCTTCACTCCTTGAGTACCGCCAAGGCGCAATCCTACATACCAAATAAAATTGATGATTCGTCTATAGATAATAGCATTAGGCAGGGTAAATTACCCAATGGATTCACATACTATATAAAATCCTTGGAAGAACCCCAGGCCAAGACCTATTTACGGTTTTACGTCAAGGCCGGTTATGAATGTGAGGATGGTGATCAGTTGCACCTATCCCATTTCCTGGAACACATGGCTTTTAAAGGGAGTGAGCATTTTCCTTTGGGTATTGCCAACGAAACCAAACTTTTGAAGGAAATAGGAATGGATGCCATAGGCCGTGACTTTTATGCAAATGCCGGGGATAAATCTGTGAACTATGTATTCAATGCCAATCCAGCCAACAAAAAATCATTGGAGACGGGATTGTTATGGTTCAGGGATATCGCTACTGGTCTAAAGTTGGATGGGAAGGATATAGATTCGGAAAGAGGTGCACTGAAGCAGGAAATTATTATCCGGGCCGAACCTAACTTAAATGAAGTTTTTGCAAAATCAGCACTATATGCCAAGTTATTTCCTTGTAAAAGAGATGAAAGCAACTATTTTGAGCACATGGCAACGTTTCCCCCAGAGGCCCTTAGGCGTTTTTACATGGATTGGTATAGACCTGATTTAATGGCTGTTTGTGTAATAGGCAATATAGAGAACGTGGTTGGCCTTGAAGAATTGATAAGGGAAGTGTTTGTAGATATTAGGCCTTCCAATAATCCCAGAAAGTCTCCCAACTGCGATTCCCTTTATCTTAACAGTCCTCCCCAGTTTGCTGTAGTGGGGTTAGAGCCGGATTCTATTGATGCAGAAACTAAGGAAAAAACGGAATTCCAATTGTTTTACCGGGATAGACCGGATGGGTCAAGCACAACCAAATTTGAAGAAACTACGAAGAAATTATTGTGGAAATCGATCGTTGGAATTATGAATAGTCGATTTGAAGACTTGAACAATAATTACAATAATGGCTTAAGAGCATTGGCTTGGGACCCAAAAGAATATAAAAGTGTACCCTCCACTTGCATGGTAAATATCATTACAGAAAATGGAAAGGAAAGGGAAGCCATATCGAGTACCATGGAAATCGTTGGCCAGTTTCAAAAATTTGGTGCCACTAGTTTGGAATGGGAAAGGGAGAAGGCCAGGCAACTTAAAAAGTTGTCCGTTGAACCCCCTTACTTGGCGAATTATTGGATCAAGGAAATTTGGGATCACTATACATTGCAAGAGCCCTTACCTTCCAATAAACTTTCTTCTGCGGAACAGTGGCTTAGTAAACTGTCTTTAGATGATTTTAACGATCAGGCAGCAAAACTTTTTTATGGAATGCCACAGGATATTGGGATAATAGCCCCTATGGGCAACAAAATGTTGTCCTGCCCAGAAGAAGATGTGCGTTCATGGATCAATAAGGCAATCAAAACTCCTAAGGGACCATATATCCCACCAGCGATTCCATCAAAATTGATCAATAACAACAAGATTGCCGAACTAAGGGAAAAAGGATATACGTTTAAAGGTAAAACAGAATCCGGAGCCTCTGAGTTCATATTGGACAACGGGGTAAGGGTAGTACTACTGCCCAATGCCCCATCCTCCGATGTAAAGGAAGATAAGGTTAAGCTGCATGGGTTCAGTGCCGTTGGAGCATCCTGTTTGCCGGAAGAGGAATACTATTCCGCTATTAGTGCACCCAGGATTGTCTTAAACGCCGGGGTAGGTAAATTTGATAAATTTGAAATAAATAGATTTCTTGCCGATAAGGGAGTACAAGGGGTTGCACCTTATGTGAAAGCACAGGAATCAGGCATTAGAGGAGAAACAATAGTCGATGGCCTGGAAAGTTTGTTGCAAATGGTATACCTATATTACACACGGACCCGAAAAGATAAGGATGCCAATCTAGACTGGATGAAAATGGTGAATTCATCGTATTCCGACCCCACGTATAACTTGGCATATACCGATTTTAATAACTATATACAGGAATTTATTGCCGGTTGGCCAACAGCTTTGGTGGATGGAACACATTATTTTAATGGCACTAGGAATACGAACTTTAAAAAGGCATATAAGAACTACCAAGAGCTCTTTGGAAATGCCAGGGATTTTACTTTTTTGATAAGTGGAAGTTTTGACCAAGATAAAATACTTCCATTACTACAAAAATACTTGGGAAATCTTCCGAATACATCCGAACCTAAGCTATGTAATTTCAAATCATCTGCCCAGGACCATCTGCCCAAAGGGCCGATAGTTAAGAAATTTCCGATCCCTACTGAATATAGTAGAAACAATATCCTATATAGCATGATGTTCATTAAGGCCAGAGGGGCCAATGTAAATTGGAGGAAACAGATCAAAACTGAATTGTTGGGAGCATTTGTTTGGGAGTTAGCCTGGGCCTTGCGCTTTGAGAAAGGTTACTCTATTTATCATATAGAAGGCTATGGCCAATACAACAAAGAAATGTCCCGTTATGAAGTCGGTATAAAAGTGGATTGTGAACCTGAGGAATGGAAAAAAGTACAAAAAGAATGTCGACAAATTTTTTCGGACATAAAGAAGGGCAATGTACAGGAAGAGCTATTTGATCGTGTGTATAAGCGTTTGTCCGCAAAATATGACGCCAACAAATCGGGAAATCCGGAACAAAGGTGGTCAAAAACCTTTGAACATTACCGCTACAATATGCCTTGGACGGATCCACAAGACATGGAAACCTATATGAAATCTATTAGTTTCACGGATATTGTAGAATTTTCGCTTGCATTTTTCGATGAGCTTGATCAATATGAATTTATTATGGGTGAGGACTTATAG
- a CDS encoding RagB/SusD family nutrient uptake outer membrane protein, with protein MKTQVYIKQFMVIIFFCHFASCEEFVELESPDLKIVSEVVFNNDATAISAMKGVYNELVRASFSGGWQNSVTALASLSADECSGLSTTNLTYTEFEENEIMPSNTRNLEVWSSAYNIIYMTNSLLEGLENSKDLTEEIRLQLVGEAKFVRAFSYFYLVNLYGPVPLLLSTEYQINARASQNTEEEVYRLMVKDLQEAIGVLGDEYEEGERTYINRFAAMALMSRINLYQQNWAEAENWSSQVIAETARYEILENLDEVFLANSKEAIWQLSPVGNGDSSTQTNEGSIFIIHPTSPSASLLKLNDDLVGSFESQDKRLTHWINLHEGINAYYPYKYKDRNSTNNLTEYSMVFRLAEQYLIRAEARAMMDNLPGAIADLNTILNRANIATILETDPSLNKETLLQLIISERRNELFTEWGHRWLDLKRTGMASQVLSPRKPLWQEPDMLYPIPEQERLKNANLGQNPGY; from the coding sequence ATGAAAACACAAGTATATATCAAGCAATTCATGGTGATCATTTTCTTTTGCCATTTTGCCTCCTGTGAAGAATTCGTTGAACTGGAGTCTCCTGACCTAAAAATAGTCAGCGAGGTAGTTTTTAACAACGATGCAACGGCCATAAGCGCTATGAAGGGCGTTTATAATGAGCTGGTCCGTGCCTCTTTTAGCGGTGGATGGCAAAATAGTGTTACGGCCTTGGCAAGTTTGTCCGCAGATGAATGTAGCGGTTTAAGTACGACCAATTTAACCTATACAGAGTTTGAAGAGAATGAAATAATGCCATCCAACACAAGAAACCTGGAGGTTTGGTCCAGTGCCTACAATATTATTTATATGACCAACTCACTGTTGGAAGGCTTGGAAAATTCCAAAGATCTGACCGAGGAAATCCGTTTACAGTTGGTAGGTGAGGCAAAGTTTGTCAGGGCCTTCTCCTATTTCTATTTGGTGAACCTTTATGGCCCTGTACCACTACTGTTATCCACAGAGTATCAAATAAATGCCCGAGCCTCCCAAAATACGGAAGAGGAGGTATATAGGCTGATGGTCAAGGATCTTCAAGAGGCCATAGGGGTTTTGGGAGACGAATACGAAGAGGGGGAAAGAACATATATAAATCGTTTTGCCGCTATGGCCCTAATGTCCAGGATAAACCTATATCAACAAAATTGGGCAGAGGCCGAAAATTGGAGCAGTCAGGTAATTGCTGAAACTGCTAGGTATGAAATATTGGAGAATTTGGATGAGGTCTTCCTGGCCAATAGCAAGGAAGCAATTTGGCAATTGTCCCCTGTGGGCAACGGGGATTCTTCAACACAGACGAATGAAGGGTCTATATTTATAATCCACCCAACATCTCCTTCGGCATCATTATTAAAACTGAACGATGATTTGGTGGGGTCATTTGAATCCCAGGACAAACGACTGACCCACTGGATAAACTTACATGAAGGGATCAATGCATACTATCCTTATAAATACAAGGATAGAAACAGCACCAACAATCTAACGGAATATTCTATGGTGTTTCGGTTGGCCGAACAATATTTAATAAGGGCGGAGGCCAGGGCAATGATGGACAATCTGCCCGGTGCAATCGCCGATCTCAACACCATACTAAATCGTGCAAACATTGCGACCATTTTAGAAACGGATCCATCCTTAAATAAAGAGACTCTTTTGCAATTGATAATAAGCGAGCGAAGAAATGAACTGTTTACGGAATGGGGGCATCGTTGGTTGGATCTGAAACGGACCGGAATGGCATCTCAAGTATTATCTCCCAGAAAGCCATTGTGGCAGGAGCCGGATATGTTGTATCCCATTCCTGAACAGGAACGTTTAAAAAATGCTAACCTTGGGCAGAACCCTGGCTATTAA
- a CDS encoding DUF6520 family protein, with protein MKKLKIILPMLAFVFAIGLSFAFTILDDEANNDYILRNGQWEAITEVDCGTGTQPCEATVGGDGPFEVYDEQNLSTQKKGNGTLIILP; from the coding sequence ATGAAAAAGTTGAAAATAATTTTACCGATGTTGGCATTTGTTTTTGCCATTGGATTGTCTTTTGCGTTCACCATTTTGGATGACGAGGCCAATAACGATTACATTCTAAGGAATGGTCAATGGGAAGCCATTACCGAGGTGGACTGTGGTACAGGAACACAACCTTGTGAAGCAACAGTTGGTGGAGATGGTCCTTTTGAAGTCTATGATGAGCAGAATCTATCTACTCAAAAGAAGGGTAACGGTACACTTATTATTCTGCCCTAG
- a CDS encoding MauE/DoxX family redox-associated membrane protein: protein MKWYQKQREIIVEVTSLLFIILFAYAGLTKLLEGHLFYDNIRNSPVLRGKAIASLASWAVPLSELAVALLLILKKTRLRGLYGAAVLMLLFTGYTVAILFFAPYKPCSCGGIISLLSWEQHLLLNLILLLLALLAILLSPKHKNNTWNKIHQGP, encoded by the coding sequence ATGAAATGGTATCAAAAGCAAAGGGAGATAATTGTCGAGGTCACCAGTTTGTTATTCATTATCCTATTTGCTTATGCCGGACTTACCAAACTCCTGGAAGGGCATCTATTCTATGACAACATCAGGAACTCCCCCGTACTTCGGGGCAAGGCCATAGCTTCCCTCGCCTCTTGGGCCGTACCGTTGTCGGAACTGGCCGTTGCCCTGTTATTGATTTTGAAAAAAACCAGATTGAGAGGTCTTTACGGAGCAGCAGTCCTGATGCTCCTATTTACCGGCTACACCGTGGCCATTCTATTTTTTGCCCCCTATAAACCTTGTTCCTGTGGGGGCATTATCTCCCTCTTGTCCTGGGAACAGCATTTGTTGCTCAATCTGATATTGCTCCTATTGGCCTTACTGGCCATATTGCTCTCCCCCAAACATAAAAATAATACATGGAACAAGATCCACCAAGGCCCTTAA